The following proteins come from a genomic window of Maylandia zebra isolate NMK-2024a linkage group LG22, Mzebra_GT3a, whole genome shotgun sequence:
- the LOC101474843 gene encoding major histocompatibility complex class I-related protein 1 isoform X2, with the protein MHSVTGSSGDPNISEFAGVVLVDDTEAVYCDSRNKILEPRQDWMKKIFSNDTQHLALYTKQCFEDQPDIFRFLISTLKQQFNQIEGVHILQRTGGCEWNENTDEVVGMVQYGYNGEGFLELDLKTLTWIPLKPEAAIIKKEWDTDTIVLKDIESLLTKVCREWLKRYWSYGSSFLQRTVLPSVSLLQKTPFSPVSCHATGFYPHRAMMFWRKDGEEIHEGVDHTEILPNNDGTFQITVNLNVSSLTPEDWKKYDCVFHLSGVVNNTVTKLHKKVIRTNWSENNRMELISIIVVVPVLIAVAAVGFVVYKKKEEKEIAPPRVNMKEFSEALN; encoded by the exons ATGCACTCTGTCACTGGATCCTCCGGAGACCCAAACATCTCAGAGTTTGCAGGTGTTGTATTGGTTGATGACACTGAGGCTGTTTACTGTGACAGCAGAAACAAGATATTAGAACCAAGACAGGActggatgaaaaaaatattcagcaATGACACTCAGCACTTGGCATTGTACACGAAACAGTGTTTTGAGGATCAGCCAGACATCTTCAGATTCTTGATTTCTACTTTAAAGCAGCAGTTCAATCAAATAGAAG GTGTTCACATATTACAGAGAACAGGTGGATGTGAATGGAATGAAAACACTGATGAAGTGGTTGGTATGGTACAGTATGGGTATAATGGAGAAGGCTTTCTTGAACTGGATCTTAAGACACTGACATGGATCCCACTGAAACCAGAAGCTGCCATTATCAAAAAGGAATGGGATACTGACACAATTGTACTCAAAGACATTGAAAGCCTCCTCACTAAGGTTTGTCGAGAGTGGCTGAAGAGGTATTGGAGCTATGGGAGCAGCTTCCTGCAGAGAACAG TTCTTCCCTCAGTGTCTCTCCTCCAGAAGACTCCCTTCTCTCCAGTCAGCTGCCACGCTACAGGTTTCTATCCTCACAGAGCCATGATGTTCTGGAGGAAAGATGGAGAGGAGATCCATGAAGGTGTGGACCACACAGAGATCCTCCCCAACAATGATGGGACCTTCCAGATAACTGTTAATCTGAATGTTTCATCACTCACaccagaagactggaaaaaataCGATTGTGTGTTTCATCTCTCTGGTGTTGTGAACAACACTGTAACCAAATTACATAAAAAGGTGATCAGAACAAACTGGAGTGAAAACAACAGGATGG AATTAATCTCCatcattgttgttgttcctgTTCTCATCGCCGTTGCTGCTGTTGGATTTGTTGTTTACAAAAAGAAGGAAG aaAAAGAAATTGCACCTC CTCGTGTTAACATGAAGGAATTTTCTGAGGCATTGAACTGA
- the LOC101474843 gene encoding major histocompatibility complex class I-related protein 1 isoform X3, with protein sequence MVSWSSSFKDKDKMMLFLFPLFYHGLFAMKHSLMHSVTGSSGDPNISEFAGVHILQRTGGCEWNENTDEVVGMVQYGYNGEGFLELDLKTLTWIPLKPEAAIIKKEWDTDTIVLKDIESLLTKVCREWLKRYWSYGSSFLQRTVLPSVSLLQKTPFSPVSCHATGFYPHRAMMFWRKDGEEIHEGVDHTEILPNNDGTFQITVNLNVSSLTPEDWKKYDCVFHLSGVVNNTVTKLHKKVIRTNWSENNRMELISIIVVVPVLIAVAAVGFVVYKKKEEKEIAPPRVNMKEFSEALN encoded by the exons ATGGTTTCTTGGTCCAGCAGCTTTAAggataaagacaagatgatgttgtttttgtttcctctctTCTACCATGGTTTATTTGCAA TGAAACACTCGTTGATGCACTCTGTCACTGGATCCTCCGGAGACCCAAACATCTCAGAGTTTGCAG GTGTTCACATATTACAGAGAACAGGTGGATGTGAATGGAATGAAAACACTGATGAAGTGGTTGGTATGGTACAGTATGGGTATAATGGAGAAGGCTTTCTTGAACTGGATCTTAAGACACTGACATGGATCCCACTGAAACCAGAAGCTGCCATTATCAAAAAGGAATGGGATACTGACACAATTGTACTCAAAGACATTGAAAGCCTCCTCACTAAGGTTTGTCGAGAGTGGCTGAAGAGGTATTGGAGCTATGGGAGCAGCTTCCTGCAGAGAACAG TTCTTCCCTCAGTGTCTCTCCTCCAGAAGACTCCCTTCTCTCCAGTCAGCTGCCACGCTACAGGTTTCTATCCTCACAGAGCCATGATGTTCTGGAGGAAAGATGGAGAGGAGATCCATGAAGGTGTGGACCACACAGAGATCCTCCCCAACAATGATGGGACCTTCCAGATAACTGTTAATCTGAATGTTTCATCACTCACaccagaagactggaaaaaataCGATTGTGTGTTTCATCTCTCTGGTGTTGTGAACAACACTGTAACCAAATTACATAAAAAGGTGATCAGAACAAACTGGAGTGAAAACAACAGGATGG AATTAATCTCCatcattgttgttgttcctgTTCTCATCGCCGTTGCTGCTGTTGGATTTGTTGTTTACAAAAAGAAGGAAG aaAAAGAAATTGCACCTC CTCGTGTTAACATGAAGGAATTTTCTGAGGCATTGAACTGA
- the LOC101474843 gene encoding major histocompatibility complex class I-related protein 1 isoform X1 — protein MVSWSSSFKDKDKMMLFLFPLFYHGLFAMKHSLMHSVTGSSGDPNISEFAGVVLVDDTEAVYCDSRNKILEPRQDWMKKIFSNDTQHLALYTKQCFEDQPDIFRFLISTLKQQFNQIEGVHILQRTGGCEWNENTDEVVGMVQYGYNGEGFLELDLKTLTWIPLKPEAAIIKKEWDTDTIVLKDIESLLTKVCREWLKRYWSYGSSFLQRTVLPSVSLLQKTPFSPVSCHATGFYPHRAMMFWRKDGEEIHEGVDHTEILPNNDGTFQITVNLNVSSLTPEDWKKYDCVFHLSGVVNNTVTKLHKKVIRTNWSENNRMELISIIVVVPVLIAVAAVGFVVYKKKEEKEIAPPRVNMKEFSEALN, from the exons ATGGTTTCTTGGTCCAGCAGCTTTAAggataaagacaagatgatgttgtttttgtttcctctctTCTACCATGGTTTATTTGCAA TGAAACACTCGTTGATGCACTCTGTCACTGGATCCTCCGGAGACCCAAACATCTCAGAGTTTGCAGGTGTTGTATTGGTTGATGACACTGAGGCTGTTTACTGTGACAGCAGAAACAAGATATTAGAACCAAGACAGGActggatgaaaaaaatattcagcaATGACACTCAGCACTTGGCATTGTACACGAAACAGTGTTTTGAGGATCAGCCAGACATCTTCAGATTCTTGATTTCTACTTTAAAGCAGCAGTTCAATCAAATAGAAG GTGTTCACATATTACAGAGAACAGGTGGATGTGAATGGAATGAAAACACTGATGAAGTGGTTGGTATGGTACAGTATGGGTATAATGGAGAAGGCTTTCTTGAACTGGATCTTAAGACACTGACATGGATCCCACTGAAACCAGAAGCTGCCATTATCAAAAAGGAATGGGATACTGACACAATTGTACTCAAAGACATTGAAAGCCTCCTCACTAAGGTTTGTCGAGAGTGGCTGAAGAGGTATTGGAGCTATGGGAGCAGCTTCCTGCAGAGAACAG TTCTTCCCTCAGTGTCTCTCCTCCAGAAGACTCCCTTCTCTCCAGTCAGCTGCCACGCTACAGGTTTCTATCCTCACAGAGCCATGATGTTCTGGAGGAAAGATGGAGAGGAGATCCATGAAGGTGTGGACCACACAGAGATCCTCCCCAACAATGATGGGACCTTCCAGATAACTGTTAATCTGAATGTTTCATCACTCACaccagaagactggaaaaaataCGATTGTGTGTTTCATCTCTCTGGTGTTGTGAACAACACTGTAACCAAATTACATAAAAAGGTGATCAGAACAAACTGGAGTGAAAACAACAGGATGG AATTAATCTCCatcattgttgttgttcctgTTCTCATCGCCGTTGCTGCTGTTGGATTTGTTGTTTACAAAAAGAAGGAAG aaAAAGAAATTGCACCTC CTCGTGTTAACATGAAGGAATTTTCTGAGGCATTGAACTGA